A stretch of the Nicotiana tabacum cultivar K326 chromosome 6, ASM71507v2, whole genome shotgun sequence genome encodes the following:
- the LOC107765309 gene encoding uncharacterized protein LOC107765309 — MEWSPQQAMEAYLNTLQLSKTLHDQDCTNIKATKRIEPECVEFISALAAGNRSKVILEISTEGLTPFTIALAVAAKLTGGRLVCVLPHHREDMIKTSNNFELKPHHQELNNVIEFVVGKNPNEVIKKFKKVDFLVIDCKFGDHLKLWKNNLEVNPKGCVVVTRNNDVVGSTKKVCFGEIWKGKKGIECVTMPIGEGIELTKIKSSSCKKESRRFKRFHVTFEN; from the exons ATGGAGTGGTCTCCTCAACAAGCCATGGAAGCTTACTTGAATACTCTTCAATTG tcTAAAACCCTTCATGATCAAGATTGCACCAATATTAAAGCCACAAAGCGGATAGAACCAGAATGTGTGGAGTTCATATCAGCTTTAGCAGCCGGAAATCGATCAAAAGTAATTTTAGAAATCAGCACAGAAGGCCTAACTCCATTCACAATCGCCCTTGCCGTGGCGGCGAAGCTAACCGGCGGCCGGCTAGTCTGCGTTCTCCCCCACCACCGTGAAGATATGATAAAAACAAGCAACAACTTTGAGTTAAAACCACATCATCAAGAACTCAACAATGTGATTGAGTTTGTAGTTGGGAAGAACCCTAATGAAGTCATCAAAAAGTTCAAGAAAGTTGACTTTTTAGTGATCGATTGTAAATTTGGAGACCATTTGAAATTATGGAAGAATAATCTTGAAGTGAATCCAAAAGGGTGTGTGGTTGTAACGAGAAATAATGATGTTGTTGGAAGTACAAAAAAGGTTTGTTTTGGTGAAATCTGGAAAGGCAAGAAAGGGATCGAGTGCGTCACTATGCCTATAGGAGAAGGTATAGAATTGACAAAGATTAAATCTTCTTCTTGCAAGAAAGAGAGTAGAAGATTCAAGAGATTTCATGTTACATTTGAGAATTGA